The following are encoded together in the Pectobacterium wasabiae CFBP 3304 genome:
- the elyC gene encoding envelope biogenesis factor ElyC — protein MLFTLKKFVGGLLQPLPLLLLLMGVGLLLLWFTQRQRTGKTMILASWLMLILLSLQPVADRLLLPLESQYPTWRQTPQADNAAYIVVLGGGYTYNVEWAPSSNLISNSLPRVTEGVRLYHANPGAKLIFTGGAAQSNPVSSAKTAALVAESLGIPQQDIVILDTPRDTEEEAAATAKIVGDRPFLLVTSANHLPRAMRFFQAQGLAPIPAPANQMAITSALNPWEKVFPSAYYLSHSERAWYETLGRLWQSLKGTSTTPHDAEQPQAHTSQGESSREATSNS, from the coding sequence ATGCTTTTCACACTCAAAAAGTTCGTCGGTGGCCTTCTGCAACCTCTGCCATTGCTATTACTTTTGATGGGTGTTGGCCTGTTGCTACTCTGGTTTACCCAGCGGCAGCGCACGGGGAAAACGATGATATTAGCCAGTTGGCTGATGCTTATTCTCCTCAGCCTGCAACCTGTTGCCGATCGGCTGTTGTTACCACTGGAATCACAGTACCCAACCTGGCGACAAACGCCACAAGCGGATAACGCCGCCTATATTGTCGTATTAGGCGGGGGCTATACCTATAACGTAGAATGGGCACCCAGTTCTAATCTCATTAGCAACAGCCTCCCGCGCGTCACGGAAGGCGTTCGTCTTTATCATGCCAACCCCGGCGCAAAATTGATTTTTACGGGTGGAGCAGCGCAAAGTAACCCTGTCAGCAGCGCGAAAACCGCGGCGCTGGTGGCAGAGAGTCTGGGCATTCCCCAGCAGGATATCGTCATTCTGGATACACCGAGAGATACGGAAGAAGAAGCGGCAGCCACCGCTAAGATTGTTGGCGATCGCCCTTTCTTGCTGGTAACTTCGGCCAACCACCTGCCTCGCGCCATGCGGTTTTTTCAAGCTCAGGGGCTAGCGCCGATTCCGGCTCCGGCAAATCAGATGGCCATCACGTCCGCGCTCAACCCGTGGGAAAAGGTATTCCCTTCCGCTTACTATCTATCGCACAGCGAGCGCGCTTGGTACGAAACACTCGGCCGTCTCTGGCAGTCACTAAAGGGAACGTCAACAACACCTCATGACGCCGAACAACCACAGGCTCACACCAGCCAAGGGGAGAGTTCGCGGGAGGCCACATCAAATAGCTGA
- the mukF gene encoding chromosome partition protein MukF, whose protein sequence is MSDFSQTVPELVAWARKNDFSISLPTERLAFLMAVATLNGERMDGEMSEGELIDAFRHVSQGFDQTNETVTVRANNAINDLVRQRLLNRFTSEQAEGNAIYRLTPLGIGITDYYIRQREFSTLRLSMQLSIVAQELSRAADAAEEDGDEFHWHRNVFAPLKYSVAEIFDSIDLSQRVMDEQQQGVKDDIAALLNQDWRAAISSCEQLLTETSSTLRELQDTLEAAGDKLQTSLLSIQDAIMNNPHNLELVDKLVFDLQNKLDRIVSWGQQTIDLWIGYDRHVHKFIRTAIDMDKNRVFAQRLRQSVQSYFDSPWALTFANADRLLDMRDEELTLRSEEVTGELPPELEYEEFSEMREQLIALVEQALHKYKAQQIPLDLSEVMREYLTQHPRSRHFDVARIVVDQAVRLGVAETDFSGLPALWQAINDYGAKVQAHVIDKY, encoded by the coding sequence ATGAGTGATTTTTCCCAGACTGTACCCGAACTGGTCGCCTGGGCACGAAAAAATGATTTCTCCATTTCCCTCCCCACTGAACGCCTGGCGTTTTTGATGGCGGTCGCGACGCTTAATGGCGAACGTATGGATGGTGAAATGAGTGAAGGTGAACTGATTGATGCCTTCCGCCATGTGAGTCAGGGATTTGATCAGACGAACGAAACCGTTACCGTCCGCGCCAATAACGCGATTAACGATCTGGTGCGTCAGCGGTTGCTTAATCGCTTTACCAGCGAACAGGCTGAAGGCAATGCGATTTATCGTCTGACGCCGCTGGGGATCGGCATCACTGATTATTACATCCGGCAGCGTGAGTTCTCAACGCTGCGGCTTTCGATGCAGCTTTCTATTGTGGCGCAAGAACTCAGTCGCGCGGCTGATGCGGCGGAAGAGGATGGCGATGAGTTTCACTGGCACCGCAATGTGTTTGCACCGCTGAAATATTCCGTAGCTGAAATCTTTGACAGTATCGATCTGTCGCAGCGGGTGATGGATGAGCAGCAGCAGGGGGTTAAAGATGATATCGCGGCGCTGTTAAACCAGGACTGGCGAGCGGCGATCAGTAGTTGTGAACAACTGCTGACAGAAACGTCATCTACGCTGCGCGAATTGCAGGATACGCTTGAAGCTGCAGGCGACAAATTGCAGACGAGCCTGTTGAGCATTCAGGATGCGATCATGAATAACCCGCATAATCTGGAGCTTGTCGACAAGCTGGTGTTTGATCTGCAAAACAAACTCGATCGTATTGTGAGCTGGGGACAGCAGACGATAGATCTGTGGATTGGTTACGACCGCCACGTACACAAGTTTATCCGTACTGCGATTGATATGGATAAAAACCGCGTCTTTGCCCAGCGCCTGCGTCAATCGGTGCAGAGCTATTTCGATAGCCCTTGGGCGTTGACGTTCGCCAACGCGGATCGCCTGTTGGATATGCGTGATGAAGAGCTGACGCTGCGTAGTGAAGAAGTGACCGGTGAACTGCCACCGGAACTGGAATACGAAGAGTTTAGTGAAATGCGCGAGCAGTTAATCGCGCTGGTCGAGCAGGCGCTGCATAAATATAAAGCGCAACAGATTCCGCTGGATTTGAGTGAAGTGATGCGTGAATACCTCACGCAGCATCCTCGCTCGCGGCATTTTGATGTTGCCCGAATCGTGGTCGACCAGGCAGTACGTCTGGGCGTAGCCGAAACAGATTTCTCCGGATTGCCAGCACTGTGGCAGGCAATCAATGATTACGGAGCCAAGGTGCAGGCCCATGTCATCGACAAATATTGA
- the lpxK gene encoding tetraacyldisaccharide 4'-kinase, whose amino-acid sequence MIERIWSGQSRLYWLLLPLAWLYGFITFLIRQSYRLGWRKRWRSPVPVVVVGNLTAGGNGKTPVVIWLVEQLQRKGYRVGVVSRGYGGKAERYPLLLDASVTTMQAGDEPVLIFQRTGAPVAVSPRRRDAVSALLARNSLDVVITDDGLQHYALARDIELVVIDGVRRFGNGWWLPAGPMREREYRLASVDAVIVNGGTPRTGEMGMTLTASMAVNLLSGESRSLSLLHDVVAMAGIGHPPRFFATLRDAGVSIAREVAFADHQSYQPAQLESLTQDAAQPLLMTEKDAVKCRAFAKDNWWYLPVDAVLAEPHGTQLLDKLENVINRDVGDKT is encoded by the coding sequence ATGATTGAGCGTATTTGGTCGGGACAGTCGCGGCTCTATTGGCTGCTGCTGCCGCTTGCGTGGTTATACGGATTTATCACTTTTCTGATCCGCCAGAGCTATCGATTAGGGTGGCGGAAACGCTGGCGCTCCCCCGTACCCGTGGTGGTGGTGGGGAATTTGACGGCAGGCGGTAATGGGAAAACACCGGTAGTCATTTGGCTTGTCGAGCAATTGCAACGCAAGGGATATCGCGTAGGTGTGGTGTCCCGCGGCTATGGGGGAAAGGCTGAACGTTACCCACTGCTGCTGGATGCGTCGGTGACAACGATGCAGGCAGGCGATGAGCCCGTGTTGATTTTCCAACGTACCGGTGCGCCTGTTGCGGTTTCTCCCCGTCGTCGGGATGCCGTAAGCGCATTATTGGCCCGGAACTCGCTAGATGTGGTGATCACCGACGATGGGTTACAGCACTATGCGTTGGCAAGAGATATTGAACTGGTTGTGATTGACGGGGTGCGGCGTTTTGGTAACGGTTGGTGGCTACCCGCTGGCCCAATGCGGGAAAGAGAATACCGCCTGGCATCGGTGGATGCCGTCATTGTTAACGGAGGTACTCCGCGAACAGGCGAGATGGGGATGACGTTAACGGCGAGTATGGCCGTTAATTTACTGTCAGGCGAATCCCGCTCGCTTAGCCTGTTACATGATGTGGTTGCGATGGCGGGTATCGGACATCCCCCGCGTTTTTTTGCGACGTTGCGTGATGCGGGCGTCAGTATTGCGCGCGAAGTTGCTTTTGCCGACCATCAATCGTACCAGCCAGCACAGCTTGAATCGTTGACCCAAGATGCGGCGCAGCCGCTGCTGATGACGGAAAAAGATGCCGTAAAATGCAGGGCGTTCGCGAAGGATAACTGGTGGTATTTGCCCGTCGATGCCGTGCTCGCTGAGCCTCACGGCACACAATTACTTGATAAACTGGAAAACGTGATTAATCGGGATGTTGGCGACAAAACGTAA
- the msbA gene encoding lipid A ABC transporter ATP-binding protein/permease MsbA yields the protein MLNDKDLSTWQTFRRLWPMISPFKAGLAAAAIALIINAAGDTLMLSLLKPLLDDGFGKAERSVLLWMPLVVIGLMIVRGVSGFVSSYCVSWVSGKVVMNMRRRLFSHIMGMPVAFFDQQSTGTLLSRITYDSEQVASSSSGALITVVREGASIIGLFILMFYYSWQLSIILIVIAPIVSIAMRMVSKRFRSISKNMQDTMGHVTTSTEQMLKGHKEVLMFGGQEVETKRFDQVSNRMRQQGMKMVSASSISDPIIQLIASLALAFVLYAASFPSVMETLTAGTITVVFSSMIALMRPLKSLTNVNAQFQRGMAACQTLFAILDMEQERDTGKLEIERAKGELEFRQVNFAYPARENLALKNINLHIPVGKTVALVGRSGSGKSTIASLITRFYDIQSGEILLDGHDLREYNLSSLRNQVALVSQNVHLFNDTIANNIAYARNEHYSREEIERAAKMAYAMDFINKMEHGLDTIIGENGVMLSGGQRQRIAIARALLRDSPILILDEATSALDTESERAIQAALDELQKDRTALVIAHRLSTIEKADEILVVEDGRIIERGSHAALLATNGAYAQLHRMQFGE from the coding sequence ATGCTGAATGATAAAGATCTCTCCACTTGGCAGACCTTTCGCCGCCTATGGCCGATGATCTCTCCTTTTAAGGCAGGGCTTGCTGCTGCTGCAATCGCACTCATTATTAATGCAGCTGGCGATACTTTAATGCTCTCTCTGCTTAAACCCTTGCTGGATGACGGATTCGGTAAGGCGGAGCGTTCCGTATTGCTCTGGATGCCTCTGGTCGTTATTGGATTGATGATAGTGAGGGGGGTATCAGGTTTTGTCTCCAGCTACTGCGTTTCCTGGGTTTCCGGCAAAGTAGTCATGAATATGCGCCGTCGCCTTTTTTCCCACATCATGGGGATGCCGGTAGCGTTTTTCGACCAGCAGTCAACCGGGACACTGTTATCACGTATCACCTATGATTCTGAGCAGGTTGCGTCTTCATCATCTGGCGCATTGATTACCGTCGTCAGAGAAGGGGCATCGATCATTGGCCTGTTCATTCTGATGTTCTACTACAGTTGGCAACTGTCCATCATCCTGATCGTAATTGCGCCGATTGTGTCAATCGCTATGCGCATGGTGTCCAAACGGTTCCGCAGTATCAGTAAAAACATGCAGGATACAATGGGGCACGTCACCACCAGCACGGAGCAAATGCTTAAAGGGCATAAAGAAGTGCTGATGTTTGGCGGTCAGGAAGTTGAAACCAAGCGTTTCGATCAGGTTAGTAACCGGATGCGTCAGCAGGGCATGAAGATGGTATCCGCGTCTTCAATTTCCGACCCTATCATCCAGTTGATCGCGTCACTGGCGCTGGCGTTTGTCCTGTATGCAGCCAGTTTCCCCAGCGTGATGGAGACGTTGACTGCCGGGACGATCACGGTGGTGTTCTCTTCCATGATTGCGCTGATGCGTCCGTTAAAATCACTGACTAACGTGAATGCGCAATTCCAGCGCGGTATGGCCGCATGCCAGACGCTGTTCGCTATTCTGGACATGGAACAAGAACGTGACACGGGTAAACTGGAAATCGAACGTGCGAAAGGTGAACTCGAATTCCGTCAGGTGAATTTTGCTTATCCGGCAAGAGAAAATCTGGCGCTGAAGAATATCAATCTGCATATCCCCGTTGGGAAAACGGTGGCATTGGTTGGCCGCTCTGGTTCCGGTAAATCGACGATTGCCAGTTTGATCACGCGTTTTTACGATATTCAATCAGGTGAAATTCTGCTTGATGGCCATGATTTGCGTGAATATAACCTATCTTCTTTGCGTAATCAGGTGGCCTTGGTTTCTCAGAATGTGCATTTATTTAACGATACGATAGCGAATAACATTGCCTATGCCCGCAATGAACACTATAGCCGTGAGGAAATCGAGCGTGCGGCAAAAATGGCGTATGCGATGGACTTCATCAATAAGATGGAACATGGTCTGGACACGATTATTGGTGAAAATGGCGTGATGCTCTCTGGCGGTCAGCGCCAGCGTATTGCGATTGCCCGTGCGTTACTGCGCGATAGCCCGATCCTGATATTGGATGAAGCCACGTCGGCGTTGGACACCGAATCCGAACGTGCGATCCAGGCTGCATTAGATGAATTGCAGAAAGATCGTACTGCGTTGGTGATTGCGCACCGTCTTTCCACGATTGAAAAGGCAGATGAAATTCTGGTAGTTGAAGATGGCAGAATCATTGAGCGTGGTAGTCATGCTGCGTTGTTGGCGACAAACGGAGCCTATGCACAGTTACATAGAATGCAGTTTGGCGAATGA
- the cmoM gene encoding tRNA uridine 5-oxyacetic acid(34) methyltransferase CmoM has protein sequence MQDRNFNDIAEKFSQNIYGTTKGRLRQAVLWQDLDGLLAQLPARPLRILDAGGGEGQMACRLAALGHQVLLCDVSDEMIQRAKNAAAAQGVADNIRFVQCAAQDIAQYMESPADLILFHAVLEWVAQPQQALKILYDCLSPGGALSLMFYNRHGLLMRNMVLGNFDYVQAGMLKKKRRTLSPDHPLDPQEVYGWLDEMGLTISGKTGVRVFHDYLQNKQQQIDKFADILELEQRYCRQEPFVSLGRYIHVMAHKPHLKDAL, from the coding sequence ATGCAGGATCGCAATTTTAACGATATCGCCGAAAAATTTTCTCAGAATATTTATGGCACCACGAAGGGGAGACTTCGGCAGGCGGTATTGTGGCAGGATCTTGACGGTCTTTTGGCCCAGCTTCCGGCCCGGCCTTTGCGTATCCTTGATGCTGGTGGCGGTGAAGGGCAGATGGCCTGCCGTCTGGCGGCTTTAGGACATCAGGTATTGTTGTGTGATGTTTCCGATGAGATGATTCAGCGCGCCAAAAACGCGGCGGCGGCGCAGGGCGTCGCCGATAATATACGTTTTGTGCAGTGTGCCGCACAGGATATTGCGCAATATATGGAAAGCCCCGCCGATCTGATATTGTTCCACGCGGTGCTGGAGTGGGTCGCGCAACCGCAGCAGGCACTGAAAATATTGTATGATTGCCTGTCGCCGGGCGGTGCGCTGTCTTTGATGTTTTATAATCGTCACGGGCTGTTGATGCGTAACATGGTACTGGGCAACTTCGATTATGTGCAGGCCGGCATGCTGAAGAAAAAACGGCGCACGCTATCGCCAGACCATCCGCTGGATCCGCAAGAGGTGTACGGCTGGCTTGATGAGATGGGGCTGACCATCAGCGGAAAAACCGGTGTGCGGGTGTTTCATGACTACTTGCAGAATAAGCAGCAGCAAATTGATAAGTTTGCCGACATTCTGGAGCTTGAACAGCGGTATTGCCGACAAGAACCGTTTGTGAGTTTGGGCCGTTATATCCATGTCATGGCGCATAAACCCCATTTGAAGGATGCATTATGA
- a CDS encoding YcbJ family phosphotransferase — translation MEQLKSELSTVLGESLSRLERISEQPYADLYALYDKEGNAIPLLAKSYVCQGVAQQEAYKLSMLAREGDARLPTVYGLVLTQQQPYRELLLIERLRGVSVEAPPRNGQRWTLLMDQIVENVLAWHRIDSHGCVGSVDSTQDNDWFSWYQQRLEVLWSTLLNVNAPQLTQQDRTVLYRSRQCLRGLFEDFDDNCVLVHGNLSLRSMLKDARSDQLLAMINPGMMLWAPREYELFRLCESGMPEQLLYHYLKQAPVSESFVYRRWLYVIWEAVSRYIHTGQLDRQLFDVASRELSPWLV, via the coding sequence ATGGAACAGTTGAAATCAGAACTCAGTACGGTTTTGGGGGAAAGCCTCAGCCGGCTTGAGCGCATAAGCGAACAGCCTTATGCGGATCTGTATGCCTTGTATGACAAAGAAGGCAACGCCATTCCTTTGTTGGCTAAAAGTTATGTTTGTCAGGGCGTGGCACAACAGGAAGCCTATAAACTCTCGATGCTGGCGCGTGAAGGTGATGCCCGTCTGCCAACCGTCTATGGGTTGGTACTGACGCAACAGCAACCTTATCGAGAACTGTTGCTGATTGAGCGCTTGCGCGGCGTGTCGGTGGAAGCGCCACCAAGAAACGGCCAGCGCTGGACGCTGCTGATGGACCAAATTGTTGAAAACGTATTGGCCTGGCACCGAATTGACAGCCATGGTTGTGTCGGTTCTGTCGATAGCACGCAGGACAACGATTGGTTCAGTTGGTATCAACAGCGTCTGGAAGTCTTGTGGTCTACGTTGCTTAATGTCAATGCGCCACAACTCACACAGCAGGATCGTACCGTGCTTTATCGCTCTCGCCAGTGCCTGAGGGGGTTGTTTGAGGATTTTGACGATAACTGTGTATTGGTGCACGGTAACCTGTCGCTACGCAGTATGTTGAAGGATGCGCGTAGCGATCAGCTATTAGCGATGATTAATCCGGGGATGATGTTGTGGGCACCCAGAGAGTATGAACTCTTCCGGCTTTGCGAGTCTGGCATGCCAGAACAACTGCTTTATCATTACCTGAAACAGGCACCGGTATCTGAATCTTTCGTCTACCGGCGCTGGCTGTATGTGATTTGGGAAGCGGTATCCCGTTATATCCATACGGGACAGCTAGACCGTCAGCTATTTGATGTGGCCTCCCGCGAACTCTCCCCTTGGCTGGTGTGA
- a CDS encoding Trm112 family protein, whose amino-acid sequence MDHRLLEIVACPVCNGRLYFNKEKLELICKVDGLAYPVRDGIPVLLENEARKLGADEITQ is encoded by the coding sequence ATGGATCACCGTTTACTTGAGATTGTTGCCTGTCCTGTTTGTAATGGTCGGCTGTACTTTAATAAAGAGAAACTGGAATTGATATGCAAGGTCGATGGTTTGGCCTATCCAGTCCGTGATGGTATCCCCGTGCTGCTGGAAAACGAAGCGCGTAAACTTGGGGCTGACGAGATAACACAATGA
- the kdsB gene encoding 3-deoxy-manno-octulosonate cytidylyltransferase, with product MTFTVIIPARFASSRLPGKPLADINGKPMVVHVMERALESGAQRVIVATDHPDVEVAVRQAGGEVCLTRADHNSGTERLAEVIERYGFTDDDIIVNVQGDEPLIPSIIIRQVAENLAASKAGMATLAVPIETSEEAFNPNAVKVVTDAEGYALYFSRATIPWDRERFAQSKETIGDHFLRHIGIYAYRAGFVRRYVTWAPSQLEQIELLEQLRVLWYGEKVHVAVAKAVPSVGVDTPEDLARVRQIMAS from the coding sequence ATGACTTTTACTGTGATCATCCCTGCTCGTTTTGCATCAAGTCGACTGCCGGGGAAACCGCTGGCGGACATCAACGGTAAACCGATGGTCGTCCATGTGATGGAACGGGCGCTGGAATCGGGTGCGCAGCGCGTTATAGTGGCTACCGATCATCCTGACGTTGAGGTTGCCGTGCGACAAGCTGGTGGCGAGGTGTGTCTGACCCGCGCCGATCATAATTCTGGCACAGAGCGTCTGGCTGAAGTCATTGAACGGTACGGTTTTACCGATGATGATATTATCGTTAACGTTCAGGGTGATGAGCCACTCATTCCTTCCATTATTATTCGCCAAGTGGCGGAGAACCTCGCAGCGAGTAAAGCGGGAATGGCAACGCTGGCGGTGCCGATTGAAACCAGCGAAGAAGCGTTCAATCCAAATGCAGTGAAAGTGGTTACCGACGCCGAGGGATACGCACTGTATTTTTCCCGTGCGACAATTCCTTGGGACAGGGAGCGTTTTGCTCAGTCGAAGGAAACCATTGGCGATCATTTCCTGCGTCATATCGGCATTTATGCTTACCGTGCGGGATTTGTGCGACGTTATGTCACTTGGGCTCCAAGCCAACTGGAGCAAATCGAATTGTTGGAGCAACTGCGCGTGTTGTGGTACGGAGAGAAGGTCCATGTTGCGGTCGCTAAAGCCGTTCCTAGTGTTGGTGTGGATACGCCAGAAGATCTAGCCCGCGTGCGACAAATCATGGCGAGTTAA
- the mukE gene encoding chromosome partition protein MukE has product MSSTNIEQFMPVKLATALSNNLFPALDSQLRAGRHIGIEELENHVFLMDFQEVLEEFYSRYNVELIRAPEGFFYLRPRSTTLIPRSVLSELDMMVGKILCYLYLSPERLAHEGIFSQQELYEELLSLADESKLLKLVNQRSTGSDLDRQKLQEKVRTSLNRLRRLGMIYFMGNDSSKFRITESVFRFGADVRSGDDAREAQLRMIRDGEAMPVEGSLSLKDDSDDNDRTDDIAPETGEDE; this is encoded by the coding sequence ATGTCATCGACAAATATTGAACAATTTATGCCAGTAAAGCTGGCAACCGCGCTGTCGAATAACCTCTTTCCTGCGCTGGACAGCCAATTGCGCGCCGGTCGCCATATTGGTATTGAAGAACTGGAAAACCATGTGTTTTTGATGGATTTTCAGGAAGTGTTGGAGGAGTTCTACAGCCGTTACAACGTGGAACTGATCCGCGCGCCGGAAGGATTTTTCTATCTGCGTCCGCGCTCTACCACGCTGATCCCCCGCTCGGTGCTATCTGAGTTGGATATGATGGTAGGGAAAATCCTCTGTTATCTCTATCTGAGCCCTGAACGCCTGGCGCACGAAGGTATTTTCAGCCAGCAGGAGCTTTATGAAGAGTTGCTGAGTCTGGCCGATGAAAGCAAGCTGCTGAAGCTGGTTAACCAGCGTTCCACCGGTTCCGATCTGGATCGCCAAAAGTTGCAGGAAAAAGTCAGAACCTCGCTTAACCGTTTACGTCGGCTAGGCATGATCTACTTTATGGGCAATGACAGCAGCAAATTCAGAATTACCGAATCGGTGTTTCGCTTTGGGGCAGATGTGCGCAGCGGCGATGATGCCCGCGAAGCGCAGCTCCGCATGATTCGCGATGGTGAAGCGATGCCTGTTGAAGGTAGTTTGTCGCTGAAAGATGACAGCGACGATAACGATCGCACCGATGATATCGCGCCAGAAACGGGCGAGGATGAATAA
- a CDS encoding ComEC family protein, with the protein MSINSLAWAGVLGILPLLFLSHIPAQMLLWWGLGLSSCVIVVGYRYAGVRFVAIVATSFFWASLNAQTLLLQIERLTPEPVSAVVVISSIRFSEHDDTWITVRIEQVNQRRVFPPVYAQLAVSPAMENWCGGQRWGVTATFRPIHSRLNEGGFDSQRWAMAKRQPLSGRVLAANVMDSRCDFRQHTIAKAEQQVDGLPWRSILLALTFGEMKTVSTELKALLQNTGTMHLMAISGLHIVLASLFGWGIMRALQYGFPVQWIGYRLPLLTSVMVAWGYVWLAGGNPPAVRSALALSVWVCLKMWNVNCSAWQVWLWCVALILVSDPLSVLSDSFWLSCLAVASLIFWFQWAPLPYRLQTQRRWFWLRWIHLQTGITLLLMPLQLHIFHGVSITSLPANLWAVPLVTFVTTPLILLALSTIAFSPLSEMLWWLADLSLRVVFAPLTYLQTGWVYLDASLLIGSIAGWGTVVIWRFSWWRCYPMSVCALILVLLVFRIKRDEPEWRVDMLDVGHGLAIVIEQRGKAVLYDTGNRWEGGDMAAREILPYLRWRGVDVEKIILSHSHMDHIGGLATLQTAYPDATIYSAINAVNHRSCLRGERWRWQSLTFTVLWPLTLVERAENNDSCVIRVDDGKHSVLLTGDLESDAEKALMRVERSALRANLLQIPHHGSNTSSSPPFIRAVGADVVMASAARYNPWRLPSVKVVERYRQQGYSWLDTASFGQLSVRFLSDSWHVLRFRDHISPRWYHQWFGVERYNE; encoded by the coding sequence ATGTCGATAAATAGTCTGGCTTGGGCTGGCGTGCTGGGCATCTTGCCGCTACTTTTTTTATCGCACATCCCAGCGCAAATGCTGCTGTGGTGGGGGCTGGGCCTATCTAGCTGCGTGATAGTCGTAGGATATCGCTACGCGGGGGTACGCTTTGTGGCGATTGTTGCCACTAGTTTTTTCTGGGCATCGTTGAATGCGCAAACCCTGTTGTTACAAATTGAACGCTTGACGCCGGAACCCGTTAGCGCTGTCGTGGTGATAAGCAGCATACGGTTCAGTGAGCACGATGATACCTGGATCACGGTTCGAATTGAGCAAGTAAACCAACGCCGGGTCTTCCCTCCTGTGTATGCCCAACTGGCCGTATCACCTGCGATGGAAAACTGGTGCGGTGGTCAACGTTGGGGAGTAACCGCCACTTTTCGCCCCATCCATAGTCGGTTAAATGAAGGTGGCTTTGATAGTCAACGCTGGGCGATGGCTAAACGGCAACCGTTATCGGGCCGTGTGCTAGCGGCGAACGTAATGGATAGCCGCTGTGATTTTCGCCAGCATACGATCGCAAAGGCGGAGCAGCAGGTAGATGGATTGCCGTGGCGTTCCATTTTGCTAGCGCTAACGTTTGGTGAGATGAAAACGGTTAGCACTGAACTCAAGGCGCTACTTCAGAATACTGGAACGATGCATCTGATGGCGATTTCTGGCCTTCATATTGTGCTTGCTAGCCTGTTTGGCTGGGGAATAATGCGGGCGTTACAGTATGGCTTTCCCGTGCAATGGATTGGCTACCGCCTCCCACTACTGACGAGCGTTATGGTTGCCTGGGGATATGTCTGGCTAGCAGGGGGAAACCCTCCTGCGGTGCGATCTGCGTTGGCACTTAGCGTATGGGTCTGTCTAAAAATGTGGAACGTTAACTGCTCAGCCTGGCAGGTTTGGCTATGGTGCGTTGCATTGATTCTGGTCAGCGATCCATTGAGCGTGCTGTCAGACAGTTTTTGGCTATCTTGTCTTGCGGTGGCCTCGCTGATTTTTTGGTTTCAATGGGCGCCGCTTCCCTATCGGTTACAGACCCAGCGACGGTGGTTCTGGCTGCGTTGGATCCACCTGCAAACGGGGATCACGCTGTTGTTGATGCCCTTGCAGTTGCATATTTTCCATGGTGTTAGCATCACTTCTCTGCCTGCCAACCTGTGGGCCGTACCTTTAGTTACCTTTGTTACCACACCGCTTATTTTGCTGGCATTGAGCACGATTGCGTTTTCGCCGCTGAGCGAAATGCTTTGGTGGTTGGCGGATCTGTCACTGCGTGTGGTATTCGCTCCCCTGACTTATCTACAGACGGGGTGGGTTTATCTTGATGCGTCGCTGCTGATAGGGAGTATCGCAGGGTGGGGTACCGTCGTGATATGGCGCTTTAGCTGGTGGCGATGCTATCCCATGAGTGTTTGTGCTCTGATTCTTGTTTTATTGGTTTTTCGTATAAAGCGTGATGAACCGGAGTGGCGTGTGGACATGCTGGATGTCGGTCATGGTCTGGCCATTGTGATCGAACAACGTGGGAAGGCGGTGCTGTACGATACGGGAAACCGCTGGGAAGGGGGAGACATGGCGGCGCGAGAGATTTTACCCTATCTACGCTGGCGTGGCGTCGATGTGGAAAAAATCATCCTGAGCCACAGCCATATGGACCACATCGGAGGGCTGGCAACGTTACAGACCGCTTACCCTGATGCTACGATCTATAGCGCTATCAACGCGGTAAATCATCGTTCTTGCCTGCGCGGCGAGCGTTGGCGCTGGCAAAGTCTTACGTTTACCGTGCTGTGGCCACTCACGCTCGTCGAGAGAGCGGAAAATAATGACTCCTGTGTTATCCGCGTTGATGATGGGAAACACAGTGTTCTACTGACGGGGGATCTGGAGTCGGATGCGGAAAAAGCACTGATGAGAGTAGAACGCAGTGCGTTACGTGCGAATTTGTTACAAATCCCCCATCATGGCAGTAACACCTCTTCGTCCCCTCCCTTTATTCGAGCGGTTGGCGCCGACGTTGTGATGGCGTCTGCGGCGCGTTATAACCCGTGGCGACTGCCTTCAGTAAAGGTTGTCGAGCGATATCGGCAACAGGGTTACTCATGGCTGGATACTGCGTCATTCGGGCAGCTAAGTGTTCGTTTTCTCAGCGATTCATGGCATGTTTTACGGTTCAGGGATCACATATCGCCTCGTTGGTATCATCAGTGGTTTGGCGTAGAGCGGTATAATGAGTAA